One window of Pieris napi chromosome 14, ilPieNapi1.2, whole genome shotgun sequence genomic DNA carries:
- the LOC125056212 gene encoding protein PRRC2B-like isoform X2 encodes MSALSTPGGGGNTAQSKPTSGKQKYQKLDINSLYCANRNENSEPSSVKSQLSRKHGMQSLGKVPSARRPPANLPSLKTETGQDPSANSVTSVSTTVTTPPTCTSQTTTISSVGAGAGTASAGGWVSLPPPSSPHFRTEFPSLEAAAQPSHRSTEHSASQLQLRPQTEGSWTCGGAGAAGNGGAPAAQPQPTPAYRAIVPSFLMKGSPGSGLGMGSLNTLRDNRSNASSGGNNSGPRTNTRPAATPRAVEVITARPILRDEQISSLDDISRDAGWAQHDDIDYDQKLDFSDGESTPAPKTISKNNNRPSIEVERIDSKIQDPDEEQLWAERRQKQSNEVAQAVARARQRKEEEQRRQMRDVSTQKDYRGRPDRNRNDRELDNREKDRLDRDKEQRDKDKERLDNRDRDRVDNRDRDRVDNRDRDRVDNNRYERDRDREGPVERRNERERTIEKEREPRDRNDNRDRNENKDRNDNRDRFDRERDRNERNDRDREFRDRDNRDYNRERDQSNPAFSKTFQANIPPRFLRQQQNRQQDDQKGWAFTGKSAPRRQEQPGYNAPRHTPNNGRRSFSRDYSDREDEVRRDKDVSSGPQWRSEMQDQERNSRDFDRSTSKEHNDQKDRRNDLERKPYDGVSESSRTAAEKLSEVFERKSIGLFEPFASSDTPVQTKAPERRITPPSHGASRESSEKDFGKTSWAEVAKEDTIANTSKVPIDKNVTVLKETEKVSRPSSFVENKDIQPLTVPAQMPQQNVSAHKVEPDVTQNLVHNYPSNTSYNLNYVPSNQNIPSNIQNHNSSVNNPLQPSFTETQLFPKSIPALKTDILPNVPQVQQSVNEHISQNNVKPSLNLQKPETEHESEPKSVAADQGNLNNTKIIDPIFADVQGEPLIRITDDKKNERFSNESLNKIPHKEPVERKSSGSGSEKKGRGFGSGGYNVYNRGWGSREPRGRRSNRSSRSNNRASESDGSTDAERKDRRRAPRSPRGPKKQDRVEDIANAAPDPSQISCVNDVIENREPFAPRGQPSRRGRGGFQGTSRPPAPAKRVTGYGPPNTKSPFSQANRVKDNEDIKDGVQDDRGQSKRTGPSKGRDRRPKGSGPHSGEDENWETTSEHSESGGPRRSLGSRQSGLSQRGNRNQNSSNRQGGRNVQGAKKEVLPDKGVDVTEAMSDLKISKNDEVIDDGFQEVRNKKNSKDSRGASANAKEENQNASKQPRSRSNQGGGRNGSSTRNSNEKPNPRGSVPVSGKPNSQYDRPRTANLAPRFVKQRQKQQMGLASSFLPDTGAAPPPPAVNAWDKPISQTLRGNIEEPVEVEKSSHSSQRSSPGDAPVEAKPSPPTVITEKTGVLDGSTPPVETIIFENTNYKTPPAEALKSKYQPSVSTVKSQEEVASEMESRALQFNGDVRARPRSIQEIMAESGRPVTEAEGSLSLPMSFDASQKAEDSSDMKLDFAFDSDLGQLTEDKATKSLGLPRGVHMSTSNTISPLAADLNLKIASVKKVWEMPAVVEGSEELQFAGFEENNADTGAPPNVCKVKPTQQLQSPPPQHYNHVGYPGSYGGLSVPSPPAVLFNSSQQILGSSQQLPQQGGLYGAFLDQTRGQFGGFPATPYGAGSATPYNYQPPPDMFQSLQSQYRMAAAGGGAAFGQSGQLGNSPSTVLISSSSNSLMSATVKPSSQQIGAIGSKGGGVSGVGGVGGVNTFQQQYLGYSGPVGEAPYSLQGLLPRPAPPANSYYSPYQPPAAPAPTYPLQFTQPAQSNAFSSQFLSSQLHVAAAVQQMQQQYRGPMQQQYPPQARPPPQQLKSPLHEHANGFASLCEAGSPTPKGAKPKPPHSPPHKYHAPPPQHPPPSHTPHQHHHQQHQQHQQHPQQHQHQQYFHI; translated from the exons ATGTCTGCACTCTCGACGCCGGGCGGCGGAGGAAATACGGCGCAGAGCAAGCCGACGTCCGGCAAGCAAAAATATCAGAAATTGGACATCAATAGTCTGTATTGCGCCAACAGG AATGAAAATTCTGAACCGTCCTCTGTAAAATCACAACTAAGCCGCAAACATGGAATGCAAAGTCTTGGAAAAGTGCCTTCAGCTAGGCGTCCCCCAGCCAACTTGCCTTCTTTGAAAACTGAAACTGGTCAGGACCCAAGTGCAAA CTCCGTTACTTCTGTTAGTACTACTGTAACAACTCCACCAACATGCACTTCACAGACTACG ACAATATCGAGCGTAGGTGCGGGTGCGGGAACAGCGTCGGCCGGCGGATGGGTGTCCCTACCGCCCCCCTCATCTCCACACTTCCGCACAGAATTCCCGTCATTAGAGGCCGCTGCTCAACCTTCACACCGTTCTACAGAACATTCTGCATCCCAGTTGCAGCTCAGACCACAaa CGGAAGGCAGTTGGACGTGCGGTGGAGCTGGCGCTGCAGGGAACGGCGGCGCGCCCGCCGCACAGCCACAGCCCACACCCGCTTACCGCGCTATCGTGCCCTCCTTC CTGATGAAAGGTAGCCCTGGCAGTGGACTTGGAATGGGATCCTTGAACACACTTCGTGATAATAGGAGTAATGCAAGCAGTGGAGGGAATAATTCGGGGCCTCGGACTAACACGCGGCCCGCCGCTACTCCCCGAGCTGTGGAAGTGATTACAGCGAGACCCATCCTCCGCGATGAACAAATATCGTCTCTTGACGATATTTCGCGAGACGCCGGGTGGGCGCAGCACGATGATATTGATTATGA tcAAAAACTGGATTTCTCTGATGGTGAATCTACACCTGCCCCTAAAACAATtagcaaaaataataaccGCCCCAGTATTGAAGTAGAACGTATTGATTCAAAAATACAAGATCCCGATGAGGAGCAGCTCTGGGCCGAAAGAAGGCAGAAGCAGAGTAATGAAGTAGCTCAAGCAGTTGCCCGCGCGAGACAACGAAAGGAAGAGGAACAACGACGACAAATGAGAGATGTGTCCACACAAAAAGATTATCGGGGCAGACCTGATAGGAATCGCAATGACAGGGAACTTGATAATCGGGAAAAAGATAGACTTGACAGAGATAAAGAACAAAGGGACAAAGATAAAGAGCGCTTAGACAATAGAGATCGCGATCGTGTAGACAACAGAGATCGCGATCGCGTTGACAACAGGGATCGCGACCGCGTAGACAATAATCGCTATGAAAGAGACCGTGATCGTGAAGGACCAGTTGAACGTCGGAATGAAAGAGAACGAACTATTGAAAAGGAAAGAGAGCCACGTGATCGTAATGATAACAGAGATcgtaatgaaaataaagatCGTAATGATAACCGAGACAGATTTGATAGAGAAAGGGACCGCAACGAAAGAAATGATCGCGACCGAGAATTTCGTGATCGTGATAATAGAGATTACAACCGAGAACGCGACCAATCTAACCCTGCATTTTCTAAAACGTTCCAAGCAAATATACCTCCTAGATTTTTGCGACAACAGCAGAATAGGCAGCAGGATGACCAAAAGGGATGGGCGTTCACGGGCAAGTCTGCACCGAGAAGACAAGAACAGCCTGGATATAATGCGCCTAGACATACTCCGAATAATGGCCGGCGTTCATTTTCAAG ggACTATTCTGATCGCGAAGATGAAGTTAGAAGAGACAAAGATGTTAGTTCTGGCCCACAATGGAGATCAGAAATGCAGGATCAGGAAAGAAATTCGAGAGATTTTGATCGGTCTACTTCTAAAGAGCACAATGATCAAAAGGATAGAAGAAATGATTTAGAAAGAAAACCATATGATGGTGTGTCTGAGAGTAGTAGAACGGCAGCTGAAAAGTTAAGTGAAGTCTTTGAACGTAAAAGCATAGGTCTGTTTGAGCCATTTGCCTCTTCAGACACTCCAGTACAAACAAAGGCACCTGAAAGAAGAATTACACCGCCGTCACATGGTGCTTCTCGCGAATCCTCTGAAAAAGATTTCGGTAAAACTTCATGGGCAGAAGTTGCTAAAGAAGATACAATTGCAAATACTTCTAAGGTACCAATTGATAAAAATGTGACTGTACTGAAAGAAACCGAAAAAGTATCGAGACCATCCAGTTTCGTAGAAAATAAGGACATTCAGCCTCTAACAGTGCCGGCACAAATGCCACAACAGAATGTCTCTGCACATAAAGTTGAGCCTGATGTAACACAAAACTTGGTTCATAATTACCCAAGTAATACttcttataatttaaactatgtTCCTTCTAATCAAAATATTCCTTCTAATATTCAAAACCATAATAGTTCTGTCAACAATCCTCTTCAACCTTCTTTTACTGAAACTCAATTGTTTCCTAAGTCAATACCTGCTTTAAAGACTGACATTCTTCCTAATGTACCACAAGTACAACAATCTGTTAATGAGCATATATCACAGAATAATGTTAAGCCCAGTTTGAATCTACAAAAACCTGAGACGGAACATGAGTCTGAACCTAAATCTGTTGCAGCTGACCAAGGTAATCTCAATAATACTAAGATTATCGACCCAATATTTGCTGACGTCCAAGGAGAGCCTTTAATAAGAATCACGGATGATAAGAAAAATGAGAGGTTTAGTAATGAAAGCCTTAACAAAATTCCTCATAAAGAACCCGTTGAAAGAAAGTCTAGTGGCTCTGGATCTGAAAAAAAGGGCAGAGGCTTTGGTAGCGGTggatataatgtatataatagaGGTTGGGGCTCGAGGGAACCTCGCGGGCGTCGATCAAACCGAAGTTCGCGCTCCAACAATAGGGCCAGTGAGTCTGACGGCTCGACCGACGCAGAGCGGAAAGATCGACGTCGTGCCCCTCGTAGCCCCCGGGGACCAAAAAAGCAAGACAGAGTTGAAGATATTGCAAATGCCGCTCCTGATCCAAGTCAGATTTCTTGCGTAAATGATGTCATAGAAAACAGAGAGCCTTTTGCTCCTCGCGGTCAGCCTTCTCGTCGCGGCAGAGGAGGTTTTCAAGGCACTTCGAGACCTCCGGCGCCCGCTAAAAGGGTAACTGGCTATGGCCCTCCTAATACTAAAAGTCCCTTTAGCCAAGCTAATCGAGTTAAGGATAACGAAGATATTAAAGATGGAGTCCAGGATGATAGGGGACAAAGTAAACGTACTGGTCCATCTAAGGGACGAGATCGTCGTCCTAAAGGCTCAGGGCCTCACAGTGGAGAAGATGAGAATTGGGAAACAACTTCTGAACATTCCGAGAGCGGTGGACCGCGTAGATCCCTTGGGAGTAGACAATCTGGACTATCTCAAAGAGGAAATAGAAACCAAAATTCCAGTAACCGACAAGGGGGTCGAAACGTTCAAGGAGCTAAAAAAGAAGTTTTACCTGACAAAGGAGTTGATGTCACAGAGGCTATGTCTGATCTCAAAATTTCTAAAAACGACGAGGTAATCGATGATGGTTTTCAAGAAGTACGCAATAAGAAGAATTCGAAAGATTCTCGCGGAGCTTCTGCTAATGCAAAGGAGGAAAATCAAAACGCTTCTAAACAGCCCCGATCACGTTCTAATCAAGGTGGTGGAAGAAATGGGTCATCGACTCGAAATTCTAACGAAAAACCTAACCCACGGGGATCAGTGCCAGTATCTGGTAAACCCAATTCACAATATGATAGGCCGCGCACAGCTAATTTAGCTCCAAGGTTTGTGAAACAGAGACAGAAGCAACAAATGGGCCTAGCCTCCAGTTTTCTGCCAGATACAGGCGCAGCGCCACCTCCTCCAGCGGTTAATGCCTGGGATAAACCAATTTCGCAAACACTACGCGGAAATATTGAGGAACCCGTTGAAGTTGAAAAATCAAGTCACTCAAGTCAGAGAAGCTCCCCAGGTGATGCTCCAGTAGAGGCAAAACCATCTCCACCTACAGTCATTACTGAGAAAACTGGTGTTCTAGATGGCTCAACCCCACCAGttgaaacaattatatttgagAATACTAACTACAAAACTCCTCCAGCTGAGGCCTTAAAATCCAAGTATCAACCTAGTGTTAGCACAGTGAAATCTCAAGAAGAAGTTGCCAGTGAAATGGAATCGAGAGCTCTGCAGTTCAACGGGGATGTAAGAGCCCGACCAAGGTCCATTCAAGAGATAATGGCTGAGTCTGGTAGGCCTGTGACTGAAGCTGAAGGTTCTCTAAGTCTTCCGATGTCCTTTGATGCATCTCAGAAAGCTGAAGATTCATCTGACATGAAACTCGATTTTGCTTTTGATTCAGATCTTGGACAATTGACAGAAGACAAAGCTACAAAGTCACTAGGCTTACCGCGTGGCGTTCATATGAGTACATCGAACACAATATCTCCACTAGCAGCGGATCTGAACTTAAAAATTGCTAGTGTTAAGAAGGTTTGGGAGATGCCTGCTGTAGTTGAAGGTAGTGAAGAACTTCAGTTTGCTGGTTTTGAGGAAAATAACGCAGATACAGGAGCGCCACCTAACGTCTGCAAAGTTAAGCCAACTCAACAATTACAGTCACCACCGCCTCAACACTACAATCATGTCGGATATCCGGGAAGTTATGGTGGATTATCTGTACCTTCCCCACCGGCTGTTCTTTTTAACTCCTCCCAACAGATACTGGGTTCTTCACAGCAATTGCCACAACAAGGTGGATTATATGGAGCATTTTTGGATCAAACAAGGGGACAATTTGGTGGATTTCCGGCAACTCCCTATGGCGCGGGTTCAGCGACGCCATACAATTATCAACCACCACCAGACATGTTCCAGAGTTTACAGAGTCAATACCGAATG gcCGCGGCTGGCGGTGGGGCAGCTTTTGGTCAATCTGGTCAGTTGGGAAACAGTCCCAGCACAGTCCTTATATCGAGCAGTTCTAATTCTCTGATGTCTGCAACCGTCAAACCGTCTTCGCAGCAAATTGGGGCAATCG GAAGCAAAGGAGGCGGTGTGAGCGGCGTTGGCGGAGTAGGTGGTGTCAACACCTTCCAGCAACAGTACCTGGGTTACTCGGGTCCGGTGGGCGAAGCGCCCTATTCCCTCCAGGGGCTACTGCCCAGACCTGCGCCCCCTGCAAACTCATACTACTCTCCATATCAGCCCCCAGCTGCCCCAGCCCCTACATATCCCTTACAGTTTACTCAGCCGGCCCAATCTAACGCGTTCAGCTCGCAATTCCTGTCTTCACAATTGCATGTTGCAGCTGCTGTACAACAGATGCAA CAACAATACCGGGGTCCGATGCAGCAGCAGTACCCCCCACAAGCGCGCCCTCCACCACAACAACTCAAGAGCCCATTACATGAACATGCTAACGGCTTTGCCTCCCTTTGTGAGGCTGGCTCTCCTACCCCCAAGGGGGCAAAGCCAAAGCCCCCTCACTCACCCCCACATAAATACCACGCTCCACCCCCACAGCATCCTCCCCCTTCGCACACACCGCACCAGCATCATCATCAGCAACATCAACAACACCAACAGCACCCGCAACAACATCAACATCAGCAG TATTTTCACATTTAA